The sequence AGAGTGTAGCCTCCTGAGCTGTCGGAGCGCCTCCTCGGTTTCTTCTTAGCCTTCATCTTCGCCTTCTTCAGCAATATTTCTCTGAGGGAGAAAAAGATTTAACAATTGTGAGCAGGTTAATATTTGAAAAGATAATATAGCACTTTATTGAGCTCCAGCAGGCTACAGCAGCAACTGAATAAACAGCCAAGGAAAAGGAATGTAAAGTATATTTAATGTCCTTGTGTACCGTACAGAAATGAGATGTGAAGATTGTTTGCGCAGTTTGGTTGCAAAGCCTCATTGTTGATGTGATGAAAGACCAGCGATAACATTAATTGCAGCAGCTTGTTACTAAAGGAGCTGCTTAAAGCCACCACTTATGCAGGGCATGAGAGGGCTTCTCCTCCACTCACCCACCTTCTAGATGGGGTTCAGATTGCAGTCCAGGATGGACCagtttgttcagtctttttccgTCTCTCTGAACTCCCACTGTCCCACAGACTACTGCATAGAGGACACAGTGTCACAGAAGGTCCTTAACAGTGTCCTGCACCCCCCATCCCCAAAAAGACCTCAGTCTCCTCAGCAGGTGGGGACGACTATCGGAGCCTATCTTCTTGTTCAGGACATCTGTGGTTCTCAATCAGTCCAGTTTGTGGGTTAGATGATCATCCAAACCCTGAATGATCACCGGTGTCGGCGGTGGAACGGAGTTTCATTTTTACTCTTATTGTATTTCAGAGAGCTTCGGATTACAACTGCTGAAGACCTGATATAAGTGAATAGATTCTCAGATGTGAAATAATTTAAGGACTTTTCTTCACTTCAGAGCAGAAAGTTAAGACTCTTGTTTATTCAAAGCCAAATAATCAGGCAGACCTCGAGTCCACCAGGTTGTTATTTtaaggtgaaaagaaaaaatataactCCTCAAATTAGTTGTATTATCAAAATAATGAAATTTGAGGGAGCAAATTATAAATTATATGTGcgtgttttttagttttgctttctggaaagttcatataaaacaaagtacggagttcttttttttgtttgtttgcttttggggttttttaaacCACATGATGTTAGCATGTTGTTAAAGCTCAATACTGTGAGCTTTTTTCCCTCTAATGTTTTACAGCAGCCAACTTATTGTAACATTATCGTTTACAGTTGTACTGTATACTATAGCTTTATGCAAGCTGAAACTCTTCGTGTTTCATTACTGTACTAAAGCAGGGTTCACAATGCCAAAATAAACTTCTTAAACACAAGATGTCATTGGTATCTGATGTCCATGTTCGTGTACCTGCAAGACTGATCAATTTCTGCCTCCGGTTTGGGGCTGAACGCTGAGTCCAAATCCTCCTCGTCGTACGGACTGAGGTCTGGTGCACCGGGGTACGGGGTGATAACACGTTTCTGCATCGCTGGGATCTGAAATCAAATCACAACAGTGAACCAGATGAAGCACGCTCAATCTGTGAAGAGTTGTACGGTGGAGAGTACTGAATTATgagtttaatttattcatttttaattaaaatatgagCTTCAACTCtgattcaaattaaaatttaaacaaacgaaagctgaaaacaatacaaaacaaaaggggaaaaaaaatgaaatgagttGCTGCTTGATGTCTTTCCTTGTAATTTTGCATATGTAGGACAATGTGCGTGGCCAAGCAGCAAAAACCGCAGACAAATGACTCACAGGACAGAATAAAGAGCCCCAGTTCCAGGTTCCTCACTTCCAAGAACTCAATCTGAACAATCATCCACATTTATGCATCATAACAAGCCTGATGAGCAAACGAGCAAACATCCAAGTCATGAAAACTATGCAGCACTGGGATGTTTCTAGTAGTGAAAAAAAGTGGCTCACCGTCCTCCTGTAGGCTGCGGAAAGCTCCACGAGGACTTTGTCGCTAACAATGTCCAGAGCTCTGAGGACAACACAGTaaaggagcagaaataaaaacatctttaaaacgGTAACAAAACACAGATCGGGATCTGTTTACTCAATATGGTAAAGGaaggccaaaagaaaaacaggagatGTGTGGacgcagttagagaggacatggagtgaggacagaggacgcagaagacagagatagatggaggaggatgacttgctgtggcgTTTCCTGAAAAGGGGGACAGCCAAAAGAAGATACAAACATCTAAAGACTCAGAAAGTGTTAATAACCACCATCTTACTGCAATGAAATAGTTTTAACTGGATTTGTGTTGCCTTTTAAAAAGACTTTGCTTTGCTGATTTATTCAGTGCGATTCTCACTTCGACTCCAGCAAGGCGGCCATGTTGAGGACGATGAACTGAAGGCAGGAcactttcagctgctctgcGTTGTACAAGGTGGCAAACTCCAGCAGCTCCGCAACGTTTTTTAGAGTCACTGTGAAGAAAAACGAGTCGAATCATTTCACAGCTGtgtctgctttttgttctcATGGCTTCAACTAAAACATATCAAACGTATGATGCCATGGCATATAGTTTCATATAGTTTCAATAATATAGTTATCTGGTCCCTACCCAGTCTTAAAATTAGTCAAATACAAACTCGGATAAACCTTAGCTTGAAATGTTCGACACAACTGAGCCGAACAGCAAAAAGCTGGGTGTGAAAAACGTAAAGCTTTCATAAAAATGAAGAGGGTAAAGAGCCGCCAGGAGCTGCTCAAGTATAAATCAGCTgatcatcatccagtgtgatcGCCTCTATAACAGGAAGTGTTTGGTCAGGTTGCTGCTCTGGGGtaggaaaaacatcagcaatcacaagcaactgttgctgctcaCAGTCCTGGAAATGTTACAAGTCATCTAGTCATTCTAATTCGTCTACAGTGAGAATAATttatcattaaaacattaaaaagacatttggtCATTTTCAGAGGAGTGGACGTCCCAAGAAGTTGGCTCCGAGTTGAAATGTTCagagctgtaaagaaaaaaaaaaaaagaaatccaaatgCTACATGTCAGACTCTACAGACCTCACTTGGTGGGTTAGGTTGTTGAAGTCTGCGACAGTCcagttagaaaaagactgaaccaGTATGGCTTGAATCGAAGGGATTGGATGATTTATGGAACAATGTGCTTTGAAAAATCAAGACCACAGTGAAGAAGTTTGTTTGTATTGCACAGCAAAATGTTtggcacaaaaagaaaaaaattcccTATCGGACTAAACGCTGCATATTAACTATCAGGCACGGTGGTGGATAGATGATGATCTGCAGTCATTTAGTTGAAGCATGAACACCTGGGTATATTAAAGTTATTATGGAGTTAAATGTGAGGCTATCTGGCCAAAACCGGGTATTGAAAATGATATCAAACAgccactaaataaataaataaatacacatacatatacacacccAGCCATCCAGAAAAGGTCAGTTCAAGTGCATGCTGAAACGCTGCAGTGTGGTTAAACAAATGTCTACCAACTTCAATGAACTAAAGTTATCcaggggaaataaaataaataaataagggagGGGGCAAATTTCCCCCACGATGATGTGAGACACTGATATGGACAGGAGAGAGTTAGTGTGGATGTTGCAGCTTGAAGAGGCTTTACAAGCTTTGAATTACGGGCTGTATTTTCCACAAACTGCTTaatttttctatctttttttttttacttttcacaagTTGTTTCTCAGAAGTTAAATTTACCTCCCTTGAAagaccagatttttttttttaaatatatacagcctaaaaaagtaaaaaattaggATCACTTCTGGGTTACTTAGGTTTTTTTGGGGAGGGGTAAACATAACAACATTCACCTGAATTATTATTCCTAGACATACATGTAGAAAATTGAATAGGTAAATAACagatctgttgtttttatatgaCGTGAGGACAGCACAGAGCCCACACGAAGTACACGAAGTGTGGCAAGGAACGTACAGTTCTCAGTGATGACGACCTCACACATCTCCTTCAGTCGCGTGATGAGCAGCTGGTCGGCCACAACCAGCACGTTGCAGACAAACTCCACATTTAGAGACTCTGCCGTAAAGGGAGAACAAGGTGGACAGTTTACCTAAACTGCATACCCGACATACAATCATTAAAACAAGTTCGCTCGGGATGAGAACACATAAAACCCTCGAGGTTTTACCTTTAATGGTGGGAGACTCATCAGTGTAAATGTACTCGAGAATGACCTGCAAAATCTCGGAGCTTGTAGGCATCTCTAAAGCGGAACAAGATGTCGCCTGAAGGGTGGGAGACAACGGGATGATCAGGCGGTGAACGAGTGTGAAGGTGAGCAGAGACACTGGTGACTAGGAAACACCAAATGTATCAGAATATGTTGGCTCTACCTCAATCCAGGGGTTCCCAAGCATGCTGTTGAAGTATTCTGTAGAGGAAAAATACACATTAGTGTAAACATTTTGCTGCTAATTTTCTCTAGCTTTAAAAGAACAACCAACTACTGacctaaagtaaaaaaaaaaatagtcgaGTCGAGTCTAAAGTCAAGATATGCCTCAgactaaacattttaaaacttaaaaaataaaaaattgtgaatGTTCTTATTTCTCTTTGGTCTTCGTTTGATGTAAGACATGAAGTATTTTGAAATCAGAAAGTTCAAGTTTAAGTGAAGTCACGAGTCAAGTTCTAATTTTGCTGCGATTTCAAGTTGATTTCGAGTCGAAAGTCATCAAAGCTGTGACTAGAGTCTAACTGAAGTCCAAGTCATGTGACAGGAGTCCACACCTCTGCAAATACGGAGGAACAAAAAGCCTCGAAATGAAACCAAGCAGCAGATAAAAGTTCCCTGGAGGCAGTGTTAGTTATGCAGTTAGTTTGTGATAAGAATGATGGAGAGCCATGTTCTGTAAGCTCCATCTTACCTAGTCTTGCACAGAGGACACTTTTATGGCAGGGAAACTCTTTCCCATCTTCAGATTTCAGAGTCACGTCACAGAGATAGGAGCtgtgcacacagaaaaaaataagcagattCTTCTCTAGGACTTCATTTAGAAAGGTACAAACCTATTTATGAAGTCAGATGCATACCATTTTTTCTGGAAAAACTTGGGTTTGTTGCCAGTTTTCTTCTGTATCACATTAATTTTCCCATTTTCATACTTCACACCGTCCAAtcttaaagagtaaaaaaaaacaacagttacaACAGATCATCTTCAAAGGATTTGCGTCTGGGTTTATGGCACACATAGCCTCTCACCGCGCTGACAGGCTGCCCAGGCCAAGCTTCTTTGCCACAGACTGTAAGGTCTTCACGGGGTTCGCCCCTCCTTCATTGGCTCTTCCCTTGTCACCTTTGCCTCCCTTCCCTTTTCTGCCGGGCTTGGAGCTTTTGTTCTTCGCCTTGTCGCTGTCGCCTTTGGTTGAGGGAGACAGGGAGCAGTAGACCTCCAGAGCTGAGCGACCACTCAGACCCAAGTCCTGCAGGCTGCTGATAAGCCTCTCTTGTTCGGAATCCTGGCCAAGACGAGCAGAGACAGAGGAAGCAGTCAttcataaagaaacatttttaaaaactgtctgagttaaaGCTATCGAGGCTTCACAGGTCAATGCAAacttaaaccaaaaaaataaataaatacttgatCAAACTTTAGCTGCTGTGAGTCCATTTCAAGTGTTTCtacaggatttaaaaacctgaagTAGCCTCAAATTAAGAACAAAGGTTTTCTGACAGaatcaactaaaacaaaagttttcccctcttcctcctTACCTGGTTTTGTCCCGTCGAAGCGCCCGAGACCCTCGGCCGGACCCCGTGCACCAGCAGCTCGCAGGAATCCGTGTAGATGAAGTGCAGGGCGTTCTCCAGAACGTCGGCCGGGATCTTTTCAAACACGAGTAAATCGCATCCGACGGCATCTTCGCTCCTCCTCACGTCCTCCTCGTTGAGCCCGCAACGCTCCGACATGAACTGCTTCCGGAAGAACTCGGACCGCATGGACAGGATGTACTTGTGGGCGGGGAAGTTGCGATCGCCAGCCTGGAGCGTCACGTCGTGGATGTTGTCCGCTTCGTCCGCCTCTTCCAGCAGGTTCCGGAAGTGCTGGGAGAAGGAGGACGGAGAGACGCTGGGAACCTCATACAAACTGGAAAACGGAGAGAAAACAAGAGTTATAAGAGACGCAGGACTCCAGCAAGTCGACTcttcataaaacagaaaatattccaGATAGGGAGGACATCTCAAGATGATTTAGTGCCataaaagctataaataaaatgagtaaTATTTGATAATTAGGACTTTACAAAGTAATTTAGACACGTTTTTATGGTGGTATGACATTTTGACCTGACCACAAGAACCCTATGTTATTAAAAATTTCTTCTAAATTAAAAGATTCAATCATtaaaggagcagctgaaaaaagaaTCCAGGTGTTATTTTCAGAGTgcaacttcaaaataaaactactcaGCCATCTCTGAGCAACTTGGTGTCTCTCCACCTCCACAACATGTTCCCCTAAAAACAACTAACGAACAAATTGTCTACAGAAACCCTTTTATCCATAAAGAAGTGCCATAAATACTcaaatctgtcatttattttactttgtgcaAATACAGTACTGTCAGAGAACAATGTAAATTACAgttagatacaaaaaaaaagtatccacttaaaaaaattattgtttttaagaaaaagaaaaagcatttccatttttaatcaaacttacTTGAAGTATCAATTatggagtaaaaaaaatatatataaagaaaattgacaaagaaaagaaaagcatttgtctttatttttaacaactccattataaatgtgtttgtacaaaactaaaaatatgttcttcaactgtaaaaaaacttttctaaaaaaTGGGTTTGTATGCCGATTAGAAAACAGTTTGCATTTTTCCCCACCTAACAcggtatttttaaattatttcagatAAAGTGACAAGTGCTGGTAATACAgaaaagtaagttttttttttcttctatcaaataaattttatcaaaaaaacaaaacaaaaagaagcgaTCACCAAAACCTGAACATGCTGTTAAATCAGCTTCTCTTCAAACCCGTTTCACTCATAGCAGGAGGCACAGCAGGACATTtgtagaaaatgtaaatgtgcCCAAGGAGAGCTATACTGAAGCTCACCGACTCCCGTGTGTTTCATGCTTTAAGACAGACCTCCTACCTGGTTTTGGGGTCGGCCTGAAGCACGCCGAAGTTGCGTCCTTTGGAGTCCATCGTGATGCTGACGGCTCGGTGAACAAAAGGGAGCCTCTCCAGGCGGATCCGTTCATACAGCGCGCCGACGTCAGGATGACCAGACACCTCCACACTCACCTCTTGGAAAACAACAAGCCGTTTGGAAAATTTAACCAATTTTAAAACACCTTCCCTCAAAAACTTTCTTTTAGAAATGTAAATTCTAGCAGATGAGGAGGTATCAATACACCCGATAAATCAAACACATTTGAAAACACGAGTGTGGAATGACTAGGACAGGTCGTCACCACATCGCATTCCTCACCTTTTTTCTCTCCGTACTTCTTGTATTCCCCGGCCCAGACGCCACTGAAGCCTTCCCCGTCGGGAGTCACAAACATCATGTCGTTCTTGCTGAGGGCGATGTCTGACATGAAGACCTGCCGAGGGTACGCCCACCTGCACTGTCTCACCGAGCTGCCGGAGGAGCGCCAGCAAAACACCTGGCAGAGGACAACCGGACGGACAGTTAGATGAGCCTTACCAGTCCCCGCCGTCTGTAGAACGCCGTACAGGAAAAGACCGTTTATAGAAAGCACTGCCGTCAGCTGCATGAACATCGGATGGATGCAGGGCAGCGTTTGCCCCAAGTTTCTGGCCATGTAGGGGGGGGGGNNNNNNNNNNNNNNNNNNNNNNNNNNNNNNNNNNNNNNNNNNNNNNNNNNNNNNNNNNNNNNNGCTATCAGTTTTATCTGTGAGGTGTGAGGGGTGGTAGAGAAGGCCCAGTTGTAAGGGAACATTTCTCCACTGATCAACAGATACAGTTCTGATACAGAGTCCCATCCCTCGAAAAGCCCTGCCCCCTCTTGTAACCCCATGAATATTTTTTCTAGATCTACCCCTGACGACGGGCCAGATTCTTTAGACAGATATTTGAGATACTTACTTCTGAAGGTCAGCTGTCAATGAGGGTTGGACAATTGGACAAATATATAGGCCATCGGATATTTGAGtcaatagatttttattttttttttttttataaatggaCAGaattttcagctttattttagcTCCTTTAAGTTTCCCTTTCAAGGGATTTGACTTGTAAATGACGACAATTCAAATTCAACACAGTGTAATCCGTCCTGATCGTGTGCAGTCCACCTCATTTATTTCCAGCAGCAGCGTCTCTAACCTTCTGTCAGGTGTCGGCCCGGCCCACAGTCCAGAGTCCGACACCTGCCAGCCGCTGTCGGACACCACTGCCGAAAAGATCAGCgtgcttcatttgttttaattagcaACAAGTTCtgctaaaatgtaattttatagTAAAAACTGACCGATGATGAgtagcagtttaaaaaaaaaggaccgtTTTCCCCATGTACGCTTGCTCTCCTGTGCCCTGAAGTCCATCAGGAAAATAAGTTgttaaaagatgatttttttttttttcctgcaggtttcaggtttcAAAAAATATCACTGGTTGGGACAATAAGGACACATTAGGAGTTAACCACATGTCTGCTCTTGTGTGATAAAATCTGTGTGAAGCTTTTAACTTCAGCCCAGAGCTGGCTGCTCAGATCTGCTTTATGTCACGTCAAAACCAAAATTATTAGcgactttgttttctttttggccaCAAACAGCTGACTTCAGCACAAAAATTGCCCAGTCCAAccctcctaaaaaaaaaaaataaataaaaaggcaaaacaccTAAAGTCACTTGTTGGCAGATGGAAACTTTTTAGCCCATCACCTAACCATACTGTCAAAGGTCCCGTAGAAGTCACAGCAGAGTGTGGAGGAAGGGCAGGTCATGATCTATCGACTTTGGCGTCTCCCCCAGCCACAGTGAATTGGTATTGTGCGAACACGTACAGATGTTTATGGATTTATTACACGCTATGAACTAAATGGGGGAAATGCTGCAGAGAAAATGAaggaatggaaaaaaatataaataaaacataagctgcagcttttcattTCATACTTAAATTACGATTATTTACCCTTCCTGCTTCATCCAACGCCAAGATGGCCACcttttcccctcctccttcGTTTAACATCTGAGGATCTACTCGATGGTCCAGACTGCCGCCACTGACCAGGACCTTCTTGATGTTAAGCTGCCTGAAAGAAGACAATTCAAATCTGTGATTAAATATCAGCTCTGACACATATCAGACCGTAAGCTCGATCATTTGTACATTCTGCTTTAGTCACCTTGAAGCCATTTTCTTGCACTGGTAGTCAGTTAGCAGATAAACGTCCCCCTTCTCGGTCACGACCACAGTCGCTCCATCACTGGCTGCTGCCATGGCTATGGTAACATCCTTGTGGTGCAGCGCGGACACCTGACGGGGGGAAGTCACGCACTTTTCTCCATTTGGATCCAGCAAgtacccttaaaaaaaaaaaaaaaaaaaacagtaaagtgCAAATATACTGAACATAAAAGGGACAATCCTaatgaagtgtggttctgtggaagtggtaaatacagtaaaacaattagaagcagcagctagctgtagcactgcaaaaaaaaaataaaaatttctaCCAAAATAACCACGTAATGCAATATTAGTGGCtctgtaaaggtttaaataatgcTTGAACCCCAACAAAAACCCAAGATTTCTAAATGTTAAAGTGATCCACTATCAGTATTGATTATGTGCTGATTGTAACAGAAACATTCTGGGGTTCTGCTGGAAAAGAttccaggctgcactggaagtgctacagcttgctgctgctgctcctatGCCATCAGCACCCATGTTCTGAGACATTTTTACCTCCTCTGAGGTGGTTGTGTTTTCGGTAGTgtctgtttatctgtctgtgcACAACATTACTCAGAAAGTTATGAACTAATGTTCATAAAATTtccaggaaacatcaaacatggcaCAAAGAACAACAGGTTAAATTTGGATGGTGACCCAGACCATGATCCAAACTgcactatttctttttttgacgCTAtagccttggtggaggtttgccctccctgagtgcttctagtttattgtatttcacctttatttaaccaggaagtcGCTTAAAAttaacatctcttttttttttttttaaatagactgTGTTCGTACAAACCAAAAGGAAATTTTTGAGATCGGATTCGTTTTAAGAAGGCACCAATCCACTTGGCTAAATTCAGACTAGCCTGTAGCTCATCAGACTAGTCAAACACAAAGTATTTCTTCCAAaatgaggccattcaaagagctgtctgagACTTGTAAGATGTTAATCCTTCATAACTTGTCCACAGAAGCCCCAGTTCAAAAAGGCTGAAATATACAAacagaggcttttattttaatccaacTGCACCAGACTGTTCAGTCACAGTCTGAAACTGAATAGCAGGACAGTCTtctctgaggtttttttttttttttcccctgaccTAAGTGTTGAGACTCACCCAGCTGCCCTCCATTGAGCCCCACTGTGTACACAGCCTCTCTGGTCCACAGCACAGTGTGGAACCTCCCTGCTGCAACTCCCATCACTGCCCTGCCTTTCAGCATTTTGGAGAACACCTTTATAACACAGAGACATTAAAAGCTGAGCGTAAAAACCGATAAGTGAAAATAACCTGTTCATGAtcaatgtttctgtgtgtgagtgttctAAAAGAGCAACAAAGAGCCCTTCCAACCTGTTTGGGAACATGTGCTGAGGCAGGAGGAGGAACGAGGCCCAGCTGGTGGAAGGTGTTGAGCCCGAACGCATAAACATAGCCTTCCTCTGTCAGCACCACTGTGTGGTCTTTGGCTGCGGCCACCTGGGAGCAGTGGTGGGACATCAGACCCTCAACCATACGAGGAACCTAAGAGAGGAAGGGCAAGAACAGAAcgaaaaccaaacaggaagaaaacgtGGTGAATATGCAGAAATGTCAATTACTTTCCCCCACCCCAACACCAATACAGAACAGCAAATATTCTAGTTTACCTAAAAAGAAGCTTGCAGTGTTCCTGTTCCCTCTGCGTTTAACAGCACAAATACCCAATGCCTCTCTTTGCCGGTCACATCTCTTATTCATCCATGTCGAGCACAGAGCTGCTTCATTATCATGTTTTggtgttaccaaaatatcttggGACCACacaatagattttaataaaacttgcagaaagctACAACGACAAGTggttaactttaggagtcaattgaactcaagatggccaccatggcCAACTGGCCTTTAAAGTAAGGCTaaacttcagtcagtttttattcatacgtgttgacctaaaatttgttGCGTCAGTAGcagagactgatccccaacagatATTCTGAAAGCTAACAGATTGCACGAGATCATTGATTCAAATTTTGTCATTACCCGTTTCAactcagctctgtctgttaacGAAATATCTGAgaaaccactgaacggattttaattaCACTTTCAGGGAatcatcattggatgtacatctacaactgattaaaatcaGGAGCAAATCCAATTCAGAgcggtcgccacagctaatcaaactcaggaaacacaaaaatggctttaattcagtcaattttacaagtACTGAGCTCATATTTGGCGCCAACGTAGCCGAGGGTCATCCACAACACGTGTTCTGAACGTGACTCTGCCAGGAGACTGCAATATGCATAACACCATCATAACTCAGCATAAGACGATCGtagtttaaaaatctgacatgaaaggtggcgggcgacatgcattccttcaagaatgctaggcttttagtTTAGTTACTGTGGTGAGCTACTTCTAGGGGGCAAAAACAACGCCAATTATTTCTTTCATGCtttatttctactttaaaaaacttttaaagctcAAAATAACATCTGCATCAGGTTAGAGGCACAATCCTTTCagcattcacataaaaaaacaacttttctttatTCACTACAAGCATAACAAGCATTTCTTCCACAATGTCTGTCTGATAGACCATTTCCTACATGTAATGGTATAAAAAGTCTTTTATTGATCATCTCGGTCTAGGTTTATTTTGCCAAAAATAGAAGttcattttaaccattttttagGCCAAAATCTTAGATCTGAAGTAGATCTTCCTCAGAGGTTTACAGATAGTCTTATGGTACTTAAAAGAAATTAGTTTCCAGATGTTAACAAATTGATTTCTAATCAGTATTGATGTGATTAGGTTCAGGGAGGAACCTGCATCTTGATCAATCACACACAAAACGACTGCCTGAAACTGATTCATATTTACTGAAAAGgacctttaataaaaataaaaacataaaacatggcAGGAATGGCCATTGAAACTCAACATCCTTAAGAGGCAATTCTgtgtcacaaaataaataaataaaataatttaaaacacgAGTCCTCAGTGTTTTGTCTGCTTATGTCCCAGTTTCTACAGTTGCCCCAAATTACCGACAagtacatttagaaaaaaaaatgtttttatttttattacaaaatatattCCAGGTCAAAATCTAAAGtga is a genomic window of Kryptolebias marmoratus isolate JLee-2015 linkage group LG16, ASM164957v2, whole genome shotgun sequence containing:
- the ibtk gene encoding inhibitor of Bruton tyrosine kinase, producing the protein MSLAPPDCTPKCRSQQHADQVIAALTSGSEGKLRAFLTSHCHNATSLRDAFGRTALHLAASLGKKALLEWLLERLLESKGAELMLKDKESGWTALHRSAFYGQIHCLISMAKHGGTLSIQDKEGLSVLDLTMKDRPAHVVFRNTDPTEVYTWGNNTNFSLGHGNQESRHHPELVDVFARTGVYIKQVVLCKFHSVFLSQKGQVFTCGHGQGGRLGHGDEQTYLVPRMVEGLMSHHCSQVAAAKDHTVVLTEEGYVYAFGLNTFHQLGLVPPPASAHVPKQVFSKMLKGRAVMGVAAGRFHTVLWTREAVYTVGLNGGQLGYLLDPNGEKCVTSPRQVSALHHKDVTIAMAAASDGATVVVTEKGDVYLLTDYQCKKMASRQLNIKKVLVSGGSLDHRVDPQMLNEGGGEKVAILALDEAGRVFCWRSSGSSVRQCRWAYPRQVFMSDIALSKNDMMFVTPDGEGFSGVWAGEYKKYGEKKEVSVEVSGHPDVGALYERIRLERLPFVHRAVSITMDSKGRNFGVLQADPKTSLYEVPSVSPSSFSQHFRNLLEEADEADNIHDVTLQAGDRNFPAHKYILSMRSEFFRKQFMSERCGLNEEDVRRSEDAVGCDLLVFEKIPADVLENALHFIYTDSCELLVHGVRPRVSGASTGQNQDSEQERLISSLQDLGLSGRSALEVYCSLSPSTKGDSDKAKNKSSKPGRKGKGGKGDKGRANEGGANPVKTLQSVAKKLGLGSLSARLDGVKYENGKINVIQKKTGNKPKFFQKKCSYLCDVTLKSEDGKEFPCHKSVLCARLEYFNSMLGNPWIEATSCSALEMPTSSEILQVILEYIYTDESPTIKESLNVEFVCNVLVVADQLLITRLKEMCEVVITENLTLKNVAELLEFATLYNAEQLKVSCLQFIVLNMAALLESKALDIVSDKVLVELSAAYRRTIPAMQKRVITPYPGAPDLSPYDEEDLDSAFSPKPEAEIDQSCREILLKKAKMKAKKKPRRRSDSSGGYTLSDIIQSPPAAVGSPVLVKSCKANSTESLQEILTSDSEGSYMGVSSPRDIQSPVFHYRAEDDRPFSQILKTPPSTPTSLKNSFPTPPNSAPQTIPKVLPCPAPAPPVLDLRTIMDMEASSLQAPAAAPKSPGIVSSNIKHSPVSTKLSQKQRKMLAMASREACGESPACRPAHSVTPSKSSEKAWATAVQSPSSSCSFRALLEEEENRLVRVEQAGTQRGQGALGSPVSQRVPCPAARRVTFKDAESSEAERPAGPWVLAAVGSPPLPSLVTFASIVEEEKQQEAALMRSREKPLALIQIEERAIQDLLLHYQARDNPDELIVVETTPRGPMAAPTWHKH